The following are encoded together in the Desulfococcus multivorans genome:
- the metK gene encoding methionine adenosyltransferase: protein MPDSYYFTSESVTEGHPDKVADAISDAILDAIMAQDKRCRVACETLVTTGMAVIAGEITTDCYVDMPQVVRETIRDIGYHSSQMGFDWQTCAVLTSIDHQSPDIAQGVNQGEGLFKDQGAGDQGLMFGFASDETEELMPMPITYAHKLTRRLAKVRKNGALDFLRPDGKAQVTIEYENGTPKRVDTIVIAAQHKPDVTYDQLREAVIEEVIKKVIPKSMIDGDTRYFINSTGKFVIGGPMGDCGLTGRKIIVDTYGGQGSHGGGCFSGKDPSKVDRSASYMARHVAKNIVAAGLAKKCEVQMAYAIGVAEPVSILVDMMGTGKIPTKVARDIILDTFDLRPAAIIEYLDLLKPIFHNTAAYGHFGRNEPGFTWEETHMAETLRNKAGV, encoded by the coding sequence ATGCCCGATAGCTACTATTTTACCTCTGAATCGGTAACCGAAGGTCATCCCGACAAGGTTGCCGACGCCATATCCGATGCCATTCTGGATGCCATCATGGCACAGGACAAACGCTGCCGCGTGGCTTGTGAGACCCTGGTCACCACCGGTATGGCCGTCATTGCCGGAGAGATCACCACCGACTGCTACGTCGATATGCCTCAGGTGGTGCGGGAAACCATCCGGGACATCGGATATCACTCCTCCCAGATGGGGTTTGACTGGCAAACCTGCGCCGTTCTGACCAGCATCGACCATCAGTCTCCGGACATCGCCCAGGGGGTGAATCAAGGCGAAGGCCTCTTCAAGGACCAGGGCGCGGGGGATCAGGGGCTGATGTTCGGCTTCGCATCCGACGAAACCGAAGAGCTCATGCCCATGCCCATCACCTATGCCCACAAGTTGACCCGCCGCCTGGCAAAGGTCCGAAAGAACGGCGCCCTCGACTTTCTGAGACCCGACGGCAAGGCCCAGGTCACCATCGAGTACGAAAACGGCACCCCGAAACGGGTCGACACCATTGTCATCGCGGCCCAGCACAAGCCCGACGTCACCTACGATCAGCTCCGGGAAGCCGTCATCGAAGAGGTCATCAAAAAGGTCATCCCCAAAAGCATGATCGACGGAGACACACGATATTTCATCAACTCCACCGGCAAATTCGTCATCGGCGGCCCCATGGGCGACTGCGGCCTCACCGGACGCAAGATCATCGTGGACACCTACGGCGGCCAGGGCAGCCACGGCGGCGGGTGCTTTTCGGGAAAAGACCCCTCCAAGGTGGACCGGAGCGCATCCTACATGGCACGCCACGTAGCCAAGAACATTGTGGCGGCGGGCCTCGCGAAAAAATGCGAAGTTCAGATGGCCTATGCCATCGGCGTGGCGGAACCGGTTTCCATTCTGGTGGACATGATGGGAACTGGCAAGATTCCCACGAAGGTTGCCCGCGACATCATCCTGGACACCTTTGATCTCCGACCGGCCGCCATCATCGAGTATCTGGACCTCCTGAAGCCCATTTTCCACAATACCGCCGCTTACGGTCATTTCGGCCGGAACGAGCCCGGATTTACCTGGGAAGAGACCCACATGGCGGAAACGCTCCGGAACAAAGCCGGCGTGTAG
- a CDS encoding ABC transporter ATP-binding protein, which produces MVDENAKRHPFIHETPLVQGCNIHKGFNTDNRRIEVLTGLNFILQQGETVAVTGPSGIGKSTLLHILGTLDRPDHGTLLFNGENVFRFNSDRLAAFRNASIGFVFQFHHLLAEFSALENAMMPLLINGRPRGEAEETARKLLVRVGLDNRLTHRVNQLSGGEQQRVALARALVLSPALLLADEPTGNLDKKNSEHVHELLYELNRELGMTLVVVTHSTALAAYMRRRVTLSEGRLMEEGKQE; this is translated from the coding sequence ATGGTTGACGAAAACGCCAAAAGACACCCGTTCATCCACGAAACACCGTTGGTACAAGGCTGCAACATCCACAAAGGCTTCAATACGGACAACCGACGGATTGAAGTGCTGACGGGGTTGAATTTCATTCTCCAACAGGGAGAGACCGTGGCCGTCACCGGTCCTTCGGGGATAGGGAAGTCAACGCTGCTGCACATCCTGGGAACCCTGGACCGTCCCGATCACGGCACGCTGCTCTTTAACGGCGAGAACGTTTTCCGTTTCAATTCGGATCGACTGGCCGCCTTTCGAAACGCATCCATCGGTTTCGTGTTCCAGTTTCATCACCTTCTCGCTGAATTCAGCGCTCTCGAGAATGCCATGATGCCGCTTCTCATCAACGGTCGACCCAGGGGCGAGGCGGAGGAGACGGCAAGAAAACTGCTGGTGAGGGTCGGACTGGACAATCGCCTGACCCACCGGGTCAACCAGCTGTCCGGAGGAGAGCAGCAGCGGGTGGCTCTGGCAAGGGCACTGGTGTTGTCCCCCGCGCTGCTCCTGGCGGATGAACCCACCGGGAACCTGGACAAAAAAAACAGCGAACACGTCCATGAACTGCTCTATGAACTGAATCGGGAGTTGGGCATGACGCTGGTCGTCGTCACCCACAGCACCGCGCTTGCGGCCTATATGCGGCGGCGAGTGACGCTTTCGGAAGGGCGTCTGATGGAAGAGGGCAAACAGGAATGA
- a CDS encoding OmpH family outer membrane protein gives MKVYRIAGVMVLITALLATGAIAADLKIGVIDFQRVLRESNGGKAAKAEIERRGKSLESSLMKKGKELEAEKEKLEAEAMVMKPEARENKARDFKIKVMDFQALQKKSADDFKQYEVDVIRRVQKEVFGLVENIGKKGNYTLILEKGAALYHPNSIDITDQLIKMYDKK, from the coding sequence TTGAAAGTCTATCGAATCGCAGGTGTGATGGTACTCATCACCGCATTGCTGGCAACCGGGGCAATCGCCGCCGATCTCAAGATCGGCGTCATCGATTTTCAACGGGTTCTCAGGGAGTCGAACGGCGGTAAAGCCGCAAAAGCGGAGATTGAGAGAAGAGGAAAATCCCTGGAATCGTCCCTGATGAAAAAGGGCAAGGAACTGGAGGCGGAAAAGGAAAAGCTGGAAGCCGAGGCCATGGTGATGAAACCCGAAGCCCGGGAAAACAAGGCCCGGGATTTCAAGATCAAGGTCATGGATTTTCAGGCCCTCCAGAAAAAATCCGCCGATGACTTCAAACAGTATGAGGTCGATGTGATCCGCCGGGTGCAGAAAGAGGTATTCGGTTTGGTGGAAAACATCGGGAAGAAGGGGAATTACACCCTGATCCTTGAAAAAGGCGCGGCGCTTTATCACCCGAACAGCATCGACATCACCGATCAGTTGATCAAGATGTACGACAAAAAATAG
- the bamA gene encoding outer membrane protein assembly factor BamA, protein MVKPLKLSLLLILLLFPGMAWALETVRVVVLPFEINAREGREYLQENLPEVIASYLKQEGAEIVAVGEKTDTARQTLVTDIPGIRRFGRERNAEQVIWGSLTRVGERISIDAKMVSAVEDTEPMLFFTEGRGVENLSVMVKKLVGDISLRLFKRETVARIEVVGNERIEEDAIKRNIRTREGEALVPGTLSEDLKRVYNMGYFDDIKIKSEDEPQGKAIIFEVKEKPTIRRVRITGNRIFDDTDVSEALSIKRGSILNMYMVKSNIKRIESMYKEKNYHNVKVDYNVLSLEKNQADLEFVVEEGGKVRIKEIKFIGNQAYSESDLKKVMKTSEKGFWSWITSSGELSSENLKQDASLLTSFYHNSGYVDAKVGSPEIVYEGDWIYITIKIDEGSRYKVGDVSARGDLILPEEDLMASLNIRKETYYSREVVRGDVLRLTDIYSDEGYAYADIAPLIQKDDQSLLVNIIYEINQGEQVRFERINISGNTKTRDKVIRRQLTVNEDGLYSGRKLKRSITNLHRLDYFEDVKVNTLKGSGEDKMILDLEVTEKPTGTFSFGGGYSSTENVFIMGSIAQRNLFGRGQTLMLRGELGSQTTRYTLSFTEPWLFDIPLSAGFDLYNWDRDYDTYDRESVGGAVRFGYPVFDYTRAYLSYRFDVSEIEDITEDASRDVKELKGENTTSSVLATLRYDSRDRVFNPTRGGLHEISLEYAGLGGDIGFTKVIGEVGQYFPLFWDTVGRLRGRGGYVTKSSGMLLPDYEKFYLGGIDTIRGYGWRDIALFDEDGAEIGGEKFVQFNAEYIFPLIEKAGMVGVVFYDAGNVYAHSDTVDFGDLRQSVGGGIRWYSPMGPIRIEYGYRLDPIEGDSKGGKWEFAMGSAF, encoded by the coding sequence ATGGTGAAACCGTTGAAGCTGTCGCTGTTGTTGATATTGTTGCTTTTCCCCGGCATGGCCTGGGCACTGGAAACCGTCCGCGTCGTGGTGCTGCCGTTCGAGATCAATGCCCGGGAGGGCCGGGAATATCTGCAAGAAAATCTTCCCGAGGTCATTGCGTCCTATCTCAAACAGGAAGGGGCCGAGATTGTGGCCGTCGGCGAAAAGACGGATACGGCTCGGCAGACGCTTGTCACCGACATCCCGGGGATTCGGCGTTTCGGCCGGGAAAGGAATGCCGAGCAGGTCATCTGGGGCAGCCTGACCCGTGTCGGAGAGCGCATCAGCATCGATGCCAAAATGGTGTCGGCGGTGGAGGATACCGAGCCGATGCTGTTTTTCACTGAAGGGCGGGGGGTGGAGAACCTTTCCGTCATGGTGAAAAAACTTGTCGGTGACATCAGCCTGAGACTCTTCAAGCGGGAGACGGTGGCTCGGATCGAGGTTGTCGGAAACGAGCGTATCGAAGAGGACGCCATCAAGAGAAACATCCGCACCCGCGAAGGGGAGGCGCTCGTTCCCGGCACCCTGTCGGAGGATTTGAAACGGGTTTACAACATGGGGTATTTCGATGATATCAAGATCAAATCCGAGGATGAGCCCCAGGGCAAGGCGATTATTTTCGAGGTCAAGGAAAAACCGACCATCAGGCGGGTGAGGATTACGGGGAACCGGATTTTCGACGACACGGACGTCTCGGAGGCGCTCAGCATCAAGCGGGGATCGATCCTTAACATGTACATGGTCAAGAGTAACATCAAGCGGATCGAATCCATGTACAAGGAGAAGAACTACCACAATGTCAAGGTCGATTATAACGTGCTGTCTCTGGAAAAGAACCAGGCCGATCTGGAATTCGTTGTGGAGGAAGGCGGGAAGGTCCGCATCAAGGAAATCAAGTTCATCGGTAATCAGGCCTATTCCGAATCGGACCTCAAAAAGGTGATGAAGACATCGGAAAAAGGGTTTTGGTCCTGGATCACCTCGTCCGGAGAATTGAGCAGTGAAAACCTCAAACAGGACGCTTCCCTGCTGACGTCGTTTTATCACAACAGCGGATATGTGGACGCCAAGGTCGGAAGCCCGGAGATCGTCTATGAGGGCGACTGGATCTACATTACGATAAAGATCGATGAAGGCTCCCGTTACAAGGTTGGAGACGTCTCGGCACGGGGGGATCTCATTTTGCCGGAAGAAGACCTGATGGCGTCCCTCAACATCCGAAAGGAGACCTATTACAGCCGCGAAGTGGTTCGGGGGGATGTCCTGCGACTGACGGATATTTATTCCGACGAGGGTTATGCCTATGCCGATATCGCACCCTTGATCCAGAAAGACGATCAGTCGCTTCTGGTGAACATTATCTACGAGATCAACCAGGGTGAGCAGGTGCGGTTCGAGAGGATCAACATCAGCGGCAACACCAAGACGCGGGACAAGGTCATCCGACGCCAACTGACGGTCAACGAGGACGGCCTCTACAGCGGTCGAAAGCTTAAACGGAGTATCACCAATCTGCATCGGCTGGATTACTTCGAGGACGTCAAGGTCAACACCCTCAAGGGCTCCGGCGAGGACAAGATGATCCTGGATCTCGAGGTCACCGAAAAACCGACCGGCACCTTCAGCTTCGGCGGCGGGTACAGCAGCACGGAAAACGTTTTTATCATGGGTTCCATTGCGCAGCGAAATCTGTTCGGTCGCGGCCAGACGCTCATGCTGAGGGGGGAGCTGGGGTCCCAGACGACTCGATATACCCTGAGCTTCACGGAGCCCTGGCTGTTTGATATTCCGCTGTCCGCGGGTTTCGATCTCTACAACTGGGACCGGGACTATGATACCTATGACAGGGAATCGGTCGGCGGGGCCGTTCGCTTCGGCTATCCCGTCTTCGACTACACGCGGGCCTACCTGAGCTATCGGTTCGACGTCAGCGAGATCGAGGATATCACCGAGGATGCATCCCGGGACGTGAAGGAGCTCAAGGGTGAAAACACCACCAGCTCGGTCCTGGCGACCCTCCGCTACGACTCCAGGGACCGGGTGTTCAATCCGACCCGCGGCGGTCTTCATGAGATCAGCCTCGAATACGCCGGACTGGGCGGCGATATCGGCTTTACCAAGGTCATCGGAGAGGTGGGGCAATACTTTCCCCTGTTCTGGGACACCGTCGGCCGCCTGCGGGGACGCGGCGGATATGTGACCAAGTCGTCGGGCATGCTTCTGCCCGACTACGAGAAATTCTATCTGGGGGGCATCGATACCATTCGCGGTTATGGATGGCGGGATATCGCTCTGTTTGACGAGGACGGCGCGGAGATCGGCGGCGAGAAATTCGTTCAGTTCAACGCCGAATACATTTTTCCGTTGATCGAAAAGGCCGGCATGGTCGGGGTGGTGTTCTACGACGCCGGCAACGTATACGCGCACTCGGACACCGTCGATTTCGGGGATCTGCGCCAGAGCGTCGGCGGCGGGATCCGCTGGTATTCACCCATGGGACCCATTCGAATCGAATACGGCTACCGGCTCGATCCCATTGAAGGCGACAGCAAAGGCGGAAAATGGGAATTCGCCATGGGAAGCGCGTTTTAG
- a CDS encoding lipoprotein-releasing ABC transporter permease subunit, which translates to MGFELFIAGRYLRARRKYRFISLITFLSVAGVTVGVMALIVVIAVMAGFESDLKKRILGIDPHIVLERSDGQLTDYQRLCERMKAFDGVTSAAPFITTQTLLRSGVGIAGSVVRGIDPNAVDVVIQGMENLGLTALRDLERDDAGSDPALPGIVLGHELARSLGVIEQDQLYLISPRGMVSPVGHMPAMKRFRVVGIFETGMYEYDGSLAFIRLEDAQQMLRMGRTVTGIEMRVDDIYDAGKIVKSILKELGASYTARDWMEMNRNFFSALKLEKTMMFILLTLIVLVAAFNISSSLIMMVMEKTRDIAILKAMGATNDAIRRIFVFKGVAVGIFGTLLGGGLGTLLCLLLKRYEFVKLPSDVYYITTLPVQLEWSMVVLIGLSTLAICLLATLYPAGRAAGLNPSEALRHG; encoded by the coding sequence ATGGGATTTGAGCTGTTCATCGCCGGACGCTATCTCAGGGCCCGGCGGAAATATCGTTTCATCTCCCTGATCACCTTCCTTTCCGTTGCGGGCGTAACGGTGGGGGTCATGGCCCTGATCGTGGTGATCGCGGTGATGGCCGGTTTTGAGTCCGACCTGAAAAAAAGAATTCTCGGGATCGACCCCCATATCGTGCTGGAGCGATCCGACGGGCAGCTGACGGACTATCAGCGGCTCTGCGAACGTATGAAGGCGTTTGACGGTGTTACATCGGCAGCGCCGTTCATTACCACCCAGACCCTGTTGCGGTCGGGTGTCGGCATTGCCGGGTCCGTTGTCCGGGGGATCGATCCCAATGCCGTGGATGTCGTGATTCAGGGGATGGAAAACCTCGGTCTGACCGCGTTGAGGGACCTCGAGCGCGATGATGCCGGTTCTGATCCGGCCTTGCCGGGCATCGTTCTGGGTCATGAGCTCGCCCGATCCCTGGGGGTGATCGAACAAGACCAGCTTTACCTGATCTCTCCTCGGGGCATGGTGTCGCCCGTGGGGCACATGCCCGCCATGAAGCGGTTTCGGGTTGTCGGCATCTTCGAAACCGGCATGTACGAATATGACGGCTCCCTGGCGTTCATTCGTCTGGAAGACGCCCAGCAGATGCTTCGCATGGGCCGGACCGTCACCGGTATCGAGATGCGTGTCGACGATATCTACGATGCGGGAAAGATCGTGAAATCGATTCTGAAGGAGCTGGGCGCGTCCTACACCGCCAGGGACTGGATGGAGATGAACCGGAATTTTTTCTCCGCCCTCAAGCTGGAAAAGACCATGATGTTCATCCTCCTGACGCTGATCGTCCTGGTGGCGGCCTTCAATATTTCAAGCTCCCTGATCATGATGGTTATGGAAAAAACACGGGATATCGCTATCTTAAAGGCCATGGGCGCCACAAACGACGCCATTCGACGCATATTCGTATTCAAAGGCGTCGCCGTCGGGATTTTCGGGACCCTTCTCGGCGGGGGGCTGGGAACCCTCTTATGCCTTCTGCTCAAACGGTACGAATTCGTCAAACTGCCGTCGGACGTCTATTACATCACCACCCTGCCGGTTCAGCTGGAGTGGTCCATGGTCGTCCTGATCGGTTTGTCGACTTTGGCCATCTGCCTCCTGGCGACCTTGTATCCGGCGGGTCGGGCCGCCGGGCTGAACCCATCGGAGGCGCTGCGCCATGGTTGA
- the panC gene encoding pantoate--beta-alanine ligase — protein sequence MKIISFPRDMQAFADQARRQGGTIAFIPTMGFLHEGHLSLIREGCRHGDEVVVSIFVNPTQFGPGEDLDTYPRAFERDCELAEKAGATLIFHPNREDLYGENYQTYVTLEKLPFHLCGLSRPVFFRGVATVVTKLFNIVKPHVAVFGEKDYQQLMVIRRMVRDLNFDIRIIGGPIVREHDGLAMSSRNSYLSPEERKRALCLSQALNQAGKMVQAGVRNVSELIAAARKIIEVHPDAVIDYIEIFDPETIESLTVVDSPARMALAVKIGKTRLIDNTLLTP from the coding sequence ATCAAGATCATATCCTTCCCCAGAGACATGCAGGCCTTTGCCGACCAGGCAAGGCGCCAGGGCGGAACCATCGCCTTCATCCCCACCATGGGATTCCTTCACGAGGGACACCTCTCTCTCATTCGGGAAGGGTGCCGACACGGAGACGAGGTGGTGGTCAGCATCTTCGTCAACCCAACGCAGTTCGGTCCCGGTGAGGATCTCGACACCTATCCGAGGGCGTTTGAACGCGACTGTGAATTGGCCGAAAAGGCCGGTGCGACACTGATTTTTCATCCGAACCGCGAGGATCTGTACGGCGAAAACTACCAGACCTATGTAACCCTCGAAAAACTCCCGTTTCATCTCTGCGGGTTGTCCCGGCCGGTGTTCTTCAGAGGGGTGGCGACGGTGGTCACCAAGCTGTTCAATATCGTCAAGCCCCACGTCGCCGTTTTCGGTGAAAAGGACTATCAGCAGCTGATGGTCATCCGCCGCATGGTCCGCGACCTCAACTTCGACATCCGGATCATTGGCGGGCCCATCGTACGGGAACATGACGGGTTGGCCATGAGTTCCCGGAACAGCTACCTTTCGCCCGAAGAGCGGAAACGCGCCCTGTGTCTGTCCCAGGCCCTCAATCAGGCCGGAAAGATGGTGCAGGCGGGTGTCCGAAACGTTTCCGAGCTCATCGCCGCCGCGCGAAAAATCATCGAGGTCCATCCCGATGCCGTCATCGATTATATTGAAATCTTCGATCCGGAGACCATCGAATCCCTCACCGTCGTTGACAGTCCGGCCCGCATGGCTCTGGCCGTCAAGATTGGGAAAACCCGCCTCATTGACAATACCCTTTTAACACCATAA
- a CDS encoding enoyl-CoA hydratase/isomerase family protein produces the protein MAFETVILNRDGDIGMITLNRPEQFNTFSSQMAREMNAALAELDADESIRVVIVKGAGKVFSTGIDITEYPGKTATEYHEWISLMEKMHAVIAGMKKPVIAMAHKYAVANGAGLVFAADFAVISDDTQIGTTAINVGLLCTGPIIPIADRLGKKKTMEMLLSGDMINAREAEALGLVNKVVPADKLEEETLALARKLADKSPTAVRMGKEFYYKMQEMPFSRRFTYNAELFARLCTTEDAREGISAFLEKRKPVWKGK, from the coding sequence ATGGCGTTTGAAACGGTTATCTTGAACAGAGACGGCGATATCGGCATGATTACCCTCAATCGACCGGAACAGTTCAATACATTCTCCTCTCAAATGGCACGGGAAATGAACGCGGCGCTGGCGGAACTGGACGCGGACGAGAGCATTCGGGTCGTCATCGTCAAAGGGGCCGGAAAGGTCTTTTCCACCGGCATCGACATCACGGAATATCCCGGTAAAACCGCAACGGAATACCACGAATGGATCTCCCTGATGGAGAAGATGCACGCCGTCATCGCCGGTATGAAAAAGCCGGTCATTGCCATGGCCCACAAGTACGCGGTGGCCAACGGGGCCGGCCTGGTGTTCGCCGCCGATTTCGCCGTCATTTCAGATGATACCCAGATCGGCACCACCGCCATCAACGTCGGCCTTCTCTGCACGGGCCCCATCATTCCCATCGCAGACCGGCTGGGGAAGAAAAAGACCATGGAGATGCTCCTCTCGGGGGACATGATCAACGCGCGGGAGGCTGAAGCCCTGGGCCTGGTCAACAAGGTCGTCCCGGCCGACAAGCTCGAGGAGGAGACCCTGGCGCTGGCGCGCAAGCTGGCCGACAAAAGCCCGACGGCCGTCCGCATGGGGAAGGAATTTTATTACAAGATGCAGGAAATGCCGTTTTCACGGCGGTTTACCTATAATGCCGAGCTGTTTGCCCGGCTCTGCACCACCGAGGATGCCCGGGAGGGGATCAGCGCTTTTCTTGAAAAGCGGAAGCCCGTCTGGAAGGGCAAGTGA
- a CDS encoding tellurite resistance TerB family protein produces the protein MRDIVTRLKEGLSTATEVARRKATETKNKIDRRLNQDLFEAVIAGSVLIMNTGTVEKDAKDRANEEHKLLISLAEKGITNFFTQEEITQTLSKYLSVYETGGFLAGYGYCVAAVAQLKKEADIRLLIRFMYDVSAADGFSDPAERQAIVDVAGFLGFAGYTAVEPELTGYLPFKASDTPRRAQAPMPEPPSAPPRLQGSAAETDASPKPPESNKDDGIPDWMR, from the coding sequence ATGAGAGATATCGTGACCCGGCTTAAAGAGGGATTGTCAACGGCAACGGAGGTCGCCAGACGCAAGGCGACCGAAACCAAGAACAAGATCGATCGGCGCTTGAACCAGGATCTTTTCGAGGCGGTGATTGCGGGCTCCGTGCTCATCATGAACACCGGCACGGTCGAAAAAGATGCAAAGGATCGTGCAAACGAGGAACACAAGCTGCTCATCAGCCTGGCGGAAAAGGGGATCACCAATTTTTTTACCCAGGAGGAGATCACCCAGACGCTGTCCAAATACCTCTCCGTTTACGAGACCGGCGGCTTCCTGGCCGGGTACGGCTATTGCGTTGCCGCCGTCGCACAGTTGAAAAAAGAGGCGGATATCCGCCTGTTGATCCGTTTCATGTACGACGTCAGCGCCGCGGACGGTTTTTCGGATCCGGCGGAGCGTCAGGCGATTGTGGATGTGGCCGGGTTTCTGGGCTTCGCGGGATATACCGCCGTGGAGCCGGAGCTGACGGGATATCTACCCTTCAAGGCATCTGATACGCCTCGCCGGGCCCAGGCCCCCATGCCGGAACCCCCATCCGCGCCGCCGCGTCTTCAGGGCTCGGCCGCCGAGACGGATGCCTCCCCGAAACCGCCGGAATCCAACAAGGACGACGGCATACCGGATTGGATGCGATAG
- a CDS encoding YkgJ family cysteine cluster protein — MGDRIVRECRRCGVCCKKGGPTLHRADRRLVDEGIIPLNHLYTIRRGEPAYDNIAGAVFPVSDDLIKIKGAGDTWACLYYDDVLKGCRIYGDRPVECRILKCWDTTAIEAMYRSDRLTRKDLIGGVPGLWDLVLDHQARCGYEEIGSLVAGIRQGEAASLERLRTMVRYDGSLRQLVVEKGLTGTRMTDFLFGRPMVDTLKPMGVNVRDLRRHQT, encoded by the coding sequence ATGGGTGATCGAATCGTCAGGGAATGCCGACGGTGCGGGGTTTGCTGCAAAAAGGGCGGGCCGACGCTCCACAGAGCGGATCGACGTCTCGTGGATGAAGGGATTATTCCGCTGAACCACCTTTACACGATCCGCAGGGGGGAGCCGGCCTACGACAATATCGCAGGGGCCGTCTTTCCGGTTTCCGACGATCTGATCAAGATCAAAGGCGCCGGGGACACCTGGGCGTGTCTGTATTACGACGATGTCCTGAAGGGGTGCCGGATATACGGCGACAGGCCCGTGGAATGCCGAATACTGAAGTGTTGGGATACAACGGCAATCGAGGCGATGTACCGATCGGATCGGCTGACCCGGAAAGATCTGATCGGCGGCGTGCCGGGACTCTGGGATCTGGTGCTTGACCACCAGGCCCGCTGCGGTTACGAAGAGATCGGATCCCTTGTCGCCGGGATTCGGCAGGGGGAGGCTGCATCCCTGGAAAGGCTTCGCACCATGGTGCGCTACGACGGCAGCCTGAGACAATTGGTGGTGGAAAAGGGGCTTACCGGCACCCGGATGACGGATTTTCTGTTTGGACGGCCCATGGTCGACACGCTGAAACCCATGGGCGTGAATGTCCGCGATTTACGAAGACATCAAACTTGA
- the lysS gene encoding lysine--tRNA ligase produces MEKSDVLLKRKQKISELKEMGVNLYPNDFKVSHEVLDIRRLSETQPGIAARETTVFSVAGRIMAVNRFGKSAFIRFKDQSGQLQAYVRQDKVGTDGYTLFKQMDVGDFVGLVGTLFQTKTGEWTLLASQVRLLSKAVRPLPEKFHGLKDPEKRYRRRYVDLIMNPEVRDIFVKRSRIIQAVRTFLLDRNYLEVETPMMQPIPGGAEAEPFVTHHNALGMDLYLRIAPELYLKRLVVGGFERVFEINRNFRNEGVSTQHNPEFTMVEFYQAYATFTDLMALTEEMFADVAETVTGSTRITYQGSEIDFAKGWRRMTLAESLEKIGGVAPDILNDKEKLLALAADKGIKMTKTGRLGKVITKLFDALVEPELIQPTFITGYPVEVSPLSRRSDTSPELTERFELFIAGREIANGFSELNDPEDQKERFLQQVADRDAGDKEAHFMDEDYIEALEYGMPPTAGEGIGIDRLAMLLTDAASIREVILFPHMKTK; encoded by the coding sequence ATGGAAAAAAGTGATGTGTTACTGAAGCGGAAACAGAAGATTTCGGAACTGAAGGAAATGGGGGTCAATCTCTATCCCAATGATTTCAAGGTGTCCCATGAAGTCCTGGACATACGACGGCTTTCGGAGACCCAACCCGGGATTGCGGCCCGGGAAACCACGGTTTTTTCAGTGGCCGGGCGCATCATGGCCGTCAACCGCTTCGGAAAATCCGCCTTTATCCGGTTCAAGGACCAGAGTGGACAGCTTCAGGCCTATGTCCGGCAGGACAAGGTGGGGACCGATGGCTATACGCTGTTCAAACAGATGGACGTCGGTGATTTTGTCGGGCTGGTCGGTACCCTGTTTCAGACCAAGACCGGTGAATGGACCCTTCTGGCCTCCCAGGTGCGCCTCCTCAGCAAGGCGGTTCGCCCGCTGCCCGAAAAATTCCACGGCCTGAAAGATCCGGAAAAGCGGTATCGAAGACGATATGTCGATCTGATCATGAATCCCGAGGTTCGGGATATTTTCGTCAAACGAAGTCGGATCATCCAGGCCGTGCGCACCTTCCTTCTGGACCGGAACTATCTGGAGGTCGAGACCCCCATGATGCAGCCGATTCCCGGCGGTGCGGAAGCCGAACCGTTCGTTACCCATCACAATGCCCTCGGCATGGATCTCTATCTTCGCATTGCGCCGGAACTCTACCTCAAACGCCTGGTGGTGGGCGGTTTCGAGCGGGTATTTGAAATCAATCGCAATTTCAGGAACGAGGGCGTATCGACCCAGCACAATCCCGAATTCACCATGGTCGAATTCTATCAGGCTTACGCGACCTTCACCGACCTGATGGCGTTGACCGAGGAGATGTTCGCTGATGTGGCGGAAACGGTGACGGGCTCGACCCGGATCACCTACCAGGGGAGCGAGATCGATTTCGCAAAAGGGTGGCGTCGAATGACGCTTGCGGAATCCCTTGAAAAAATCGGCGGCGTGGCTCCCGACATCCTGAACGACAAGGAAAAACTTCTCGCCCTTGCCGCGGACAAAGGGATCAAAATGACCAAAACCGGCCGTCTCGGAAAGGTCATCACCAAGCTTTTCGACGCCCTCGTGGAGCCCGAGCTGATCCAGCCCACCTTCATCACCGGCTACCCGGTGGAGGTGTCGCCCCTTTCACGACGGAGTGATACCTCGCCGGAGTTGACCGAGCGATTCGAACTCTTTATCGCCGGGAGGGAAATCGCCAACGGCTTTTCGGAGCTCAATGACCCCGAAGATCAGAAAGAGCGATTTCTGCAGCAGGTGGCGGATCGTGATGCCGGCGACAAGGAGGCCCACTTCATGGATGAAGATTATATTGAAGCCCTGGAATACGGAATGCCGCCCACCGCCGGAGAAGGCATCGGGATCGACCGACTGGCTATGCTGTTGACCGATGCGGCATCCATCCGGGAGGTGATTCTTTTCCCCCACATGAAAACGAAATAG